The DNA window aaattatattagcatttcaattcgttagttaatttaaattcgttacataagaagtcattaaataattaccttccgatcatttgttctatttcttcggaattgggcggccttttagagggtttaaatggataattttctttggcgcaaccaccactagcgtccaatgcatcctagaaaattatattggaatataagtaagatagtataaaaataatttgaagacataatatagaaatgaacaattagcactaaagaatttaataaagtttacccgatattccaaggaataaagaacatttggtggttgcgttcattaatgataaccaattagccaatcgtcttgccgcatcgtcaaaagatCGACTACGTTCTTCATCGCCGATCCCATGCACCTTGTGAGAAGCtcgggtcgtaaaacttgaaaatttttctcgtaccgttgatgctctcccatatgtgctcgccaaaaaaagtgttagtgccttataataatttaactataatttgatataaggttaattagattaaagaagagtatacatcattccaaacggCATTCCCCGGTTGCCGATGTAGTTACACGTAGCAACTCGTCGCAAATCCTCTCCGCATAAAATGATCcgggtacgcggtgcaatgaatcctctGGGACgtaaattgtgattatatcacgtttatctttgagccttaggaattcatgaatcatccatttcagcgaattagggatcaacgccatcttctcttccgtgaacaactcatcttcccgtgcaccacggctttgtggagaaagcatcggagctttcccctttgacgcatcacgtcttgagggcggttgagcgagtggaccctaaacaaaacagaacataatatatatatcaaattttatctaatttctaccgaaatttcggcggataacggttgtaattgaatgatcccaaaaattttgaacatggccgtataacgacaaataacacatatataacaagtagtttgttcatccatcccaccgtaggacatatattcgcagaacctacttcactacggatgaatattgaagatattcaaactccactaatcattaataattaatttcagttgagaagttacctcggttgttaaaattaagtgtttaggccaaggaaggaacatctggtacacgtccctaacatatctgaaCTCTTCAAGtgggactgggatttcagcgtcctcttgcaggatttccgaaaccatgatccgagcatgtgaatcatcgtaatcctggcagtgaactttgatctcacccacatgctcgtacaaataccctcgggccacaatattgtcgatgttgtcagagcagagatgtacttgctgattaagggccgcatggtcatcaaaattgtataggataccttggtcgttgagggaaatgaactcctcagcataaatttgtggttgtacctcatcctgaggagcgtatggttgtggaacatacgcctcaccagccacctctccttcttcctcttgttcggcagcgttcctctgctgcttaagggattggacttcggcttttaattgttcaatctccttcgcttgccgagccacaacatcgtacacttcccttttcttcccgccgaacagttgagatgccACCGGTCGtgaacctacaaatcataaaatgcaaattagcaacgatttcatttgtgtaactaaataaataacatttgaagtaatagcatacccagcagccctgacacgtccaggatgctctggtgtcccgagcgcctgcgtgaggatatcgttttggccctggacctgaatttgtccctgactaagcttctcctctaattgagcctaatgcacgcatatattcaagcaattagtatatgaattatatacactaactctaattgaattatatattcaagcaattagtatatgaattaatatatacttactatcttctcggcaatttccttgtcgtaatcagtgacaagttttctactcttggtgcgagatttaatccaaacacggtggcggggaggatctgcaacttcgaggtcctttttctacataacgttataacaatgaaatgagtaccaattaaattgtatagcacattatagcacattaaatttttagtattacttaccacagcttcccgtacgttcaccattccactccgactacttcgatgtctggattgaatttttgaggaacgttcacgttgcaccttactcaattcctacaatgccaaaaaaatacattagatacatgtacttgtatttaagagtttatcttagtgttaatataattagcgtaccagaaattcaggagttagtctactttcaacaaatttgcaccaatcagcagcgtcgatctccgggtgcttttcagggacttgtgccagtcgtcccagatcattctctttcaacgcgggcattatgatgtcttttgtcatcctattcttgaagtctttcattaacttcccagctaggatgagacaatcatgtttgaaggtgtccggcacaatgaaccccgtctattttgaaggaaaacaaacacggttagagtcaacatttggagtaatagaaaaacaaatcaaaattctaacaaataatagcttacctgaatgtctttccaaactttatttttcagagtctggttgacttctttccaatttttataagccaaccctattgtctgccgacatctgactcccagagtggatacgagcttcgcGTAGCTTTTTCCACGCATTGACCTTTATCATTAActtcgagggccactcttttgccccgatccattagtttggatatttcattcatttgcgtcggccctcgtgtaggtattgtgGTTGGACACTCATTTTCTCGCTCCCGAATCGTATCCCCGATTCTGAGTTCGCcatgtctacaccattaacaaacaaacttcaaagttagctacatatataacaagtagtgtatatgaaatattaaaagcataaacaaattgttaagtattcaggttcattcacaaccacaatataaagtaagctatatatcaagttaccaattagacacgttttcttttctttttttgtttatgtttgcctgaatcacaattgacccatattccctcattgatatcgtttctaatgtattcagcgtcgtcttcctcaatgttacgatcaattcccatgcgttgctcatgaattggttgtccaacaatgaagtcatcgtaacataagtcagcattctcctcatcctcttcgctctaagaacctcctctctcggtgtcgataaaacaatagaccatttatcattagccggatcagaaatgtaaaaaacttgagctgcttggctagccatgatgaatggatcattcttgcttcctctcttacttaaatcaaccaaagtaaaaccaagctcgtcagtttttactccaacgttgttgtcaacccaagaacacttaaaaagtggaattcggaacgcaaaataattgagctcccatatttcttcaatgaccccgtaatacgtcatagtacctaaaacagggtttctatcttttgcacttgcaaagtgcatagtttctgcgacgatacgtataccactattttgaacctctcgagcatcatctcttgactttgtatgaaaacgtttaccccttacaatgtacgcttcatgctttgcaaccgcaaaagttggtccaagggcaatacgactcaacacatcagatactccatgattcggttcgttcaactttgctataatggtattccttaaccacccaatgaaagtttgacgatgttggtctgcaacccatttttgtttatttttttgatttcttggaaccattgattgtaacagCTCCATATGGTCACTGTAAAACAAGTAAGATAAATCAAGTTATTGTTCATCGTGACTTAAGTAATGTTAATCAAACAAAAGGTACTTACGTTATATATGGTTGAACCTCTGCGTTATTGTTCATCACGACTAATTGAGCTTGATCTAGTTCAAGCTTGGACACTGTCACCATTGTCCCTTTGCCCCTTAATCCTCTATCAACATCATCTGGGTCAGTTCTTGGTTTGCTAATTCCAATTGCCTCAACTCTGACCATGTAATCTGAACAAAATTCCACAGCCTCTTCATATATGTAGCACTAGACCATAGATGCTTCTAGTGAATAGTTGTTATGCATATAACTTTTAAGTGCCTTtatatttctttcaaatggaATACATTCATCTCACCCATACTGGCCCACACAACATCTTCTCTCATTAGATGAATCGttagatgtatcatgatgtcgAAAAAAGATGGCAGAATAATTTTTTGAGGTTGGATAATATTTTGACTACATGTTCATGTACTGCATCTAATTTATCTGTTTCTAAATCCTTCCCGCACACctattaaagaaaatgcaaacatgtgtcaaacactctcgaacattttttggcaagaccgatctaatggcaattggaagtagatgttgcattaacgcatgacaatcatgtgatttcGGACCCATTAGTTTCAATTCGGTCTCATTCACCAAGTTTTTGATGTTAGACGAGTAACCATCGGGTACTTTCATATTTGCAAGTGATTTGCAAACCGTTTGTTTCTCTTTTTGGATAAAGTGAAACAAGCAGGAAGCAAATATAATCGTTCACCTTTCTTCTCGGGTGCCGTAGATTGTCGTATACCCATTTCAACGAGATCTAAACGACTATTTAGACCGTCCTTAGTTTTGCCGGGAATATCAAGTAAGGTACCAATAATactctcacacacatttttttcaatatgcatgacatccaaacaatgtcgaactagtagacttttccaatatggaagacgaaagaagattgactttctttgaaaacaaccattagtttttttatttttttgcgtctttccatacttaaaatctacaagttgaacttgttggagaatttgttcCCCAGACAGTGGCAAAGGAGCCATATCACCCTCTTCGCACCATCGAATGCTTTCTTCTTCCGTCTATCAGGATGATTTGCAGGCAAGTACCGTCTGtgacccatataacacatcttgTGTCCATTTGCCAAGCGACGAGCCGATGTGTTAGTGCAACAAATTGGACAACCTTCGTAACCTTTTGTGCTTAAGCCTGATAAATTACTATAAGCAGGGAAATCACTGACAGTCCACAACAACACGGCCTTTCgcattaaaaaattctttttaaaaccatcatagACACGAACCCCGttctcatacaattctattaaatcgtcaatcaatggttccaaatatacatcgatattatgtccaggttgttgcgggcctgatatcattaaagaaagcatgttaaatttcctcttcatcactaaccaaggaggaagattgtacataactaggaagacaggccatgaactatgacgactacttagagatctatgtggatttactccatccgcGTACGTACCGAgacgaatgtgtcttggttCGCATTTGAATTCGGTGGTTTATGTAGTTCacttttttccaagcttgggaatctgcaggatgtctaagttttccatctttcactctcttggtctcatgccaaatcaaattttcagaatgttctgcactacgatataatcgtttcagtcgcggaatcaaaggcatgtaccacatcactttttgggggataagtttcctattctccttactcttgtttactttatggcgggataaaccgcaagtccggcaataattcatgtctgcatattccttacgatataaaatgcaatcgttcggacatgcatgaattttttcatacttcaatcctatagaatttaacgtttttttcacttcataagtagattccGAAAGCGCtggcaaatggtaagatatctttaaaagcagTTAAAAATTGAGTGaaacatttatcgctcactccattttctgcttttatgttgtaaaactttaccattgttggtaatcttagttttttacaaccatcgaacagaggtttatcagcatcactaagaaaattatcgaatttctcaggatcattaagaaattcctcctgtgcttcgttaagcaagtccaatggataatcatcaaaatcattaccctcgatatcatctaccccccgctttcctaatggatatggatcattaggtaaatgttcgccatggtaataccaattagtataacttctattgaaacctcgtaaatacacatggtccttaatcattataatattccctttagatacattacaacaatctacacacggacaatgaatacgatcgtgatttgtagaattctttaaggcaaactctaaaaatgcatcgaaccctacttgaaatcgcagtgtgtctctctcctcacgcatccatgatttatccataacaaaaatcctatccaaaaaaattcagtatttagtaactacttatagctagttactaattacacaatgtaactaactaagtttctcacaatttattcatattaatttataaattacttaaattctcgttttagattagttcaaattattaggttgttttgttgaatagaatgttattaaaatgttaaatatttttaataaataaaattgaggggaaaattttttggtaaagcaataaaggtattaactaatattttccccttttaattaacttttgctctttattttctttgaaaaataaaaatccacattgaacctctcaaatgaaagaaaaaaaaaaaaaagaaggattttatatgtttattttgttaatttatttagtaactaattatatctagttactaattacacaatgtaactaactaagtctctcacacaatttattcatattaatctaaaaattactcaaattttcgttttacattagttcatgtcattaggttgtttagttgattataatgttggtaaaattaaaaagttttcataaatgtgaatattattattttttatgtgacctaacttcttattactatgttataattaactatattatgaatggttttagtaagatttatcctaattctaccgaaatttcggcagcataacggctgtaattggacgttcccaaaatttttacaagtgcctaaaataacaaacaaaacagataaacaatacaaaattaatccacccatccgaccgcagtacatgtattcgcagaacctacttcactacggatgaatatttaagatattcaaactcaactaacatgcattgataattaattatatattaagaaaaagttagtaaaagtatatacctataattgcaagcccaaatacgctacacacaaaattatgccgaacccctataatataaagaaatacaacgaaattacaaaattaattatttcataacttataactagttataaaaaattgtaacaagttacttagttactaaattatacatacatatatataatcaattatatctcacactattatctcaaaaaaataaaattatatcacacactaattccattttaaaatttttatttctaaactaatttttttttttaaactaataaaatccctccaatgtcattttattcacaataaatatatattgcaaaaaatatataaaatacaattacaaaatttattttcataaaaaatatacacacactatatacacacacacaatatatacacacattatatacaaatattcaataaaatatacaaatacatatatatactatacattgtggtataaattattacctaataaccgcaatccgacgaccaccgtaaaaaatcccgacactatacacataaaacacaataatattactaataaaataataaaactcaaataataatttacaaaaacaaaaaataaaacaatatacataatacaataagaataga is part of the Cannabis sativa cultivar Pink pepper isolate KNU-18-1 chromosome 5, ASM2916894v1, whole genome shotgun sequence genome and encodes:
- the LOC115697606 gene encoding uncharacterized protein LOC115697606, translated to MRGKSYAKLVSTLGVRCRQTIGLAYKNWKEVNQTLKNKVWKDIQTGFIVPDTFKHDCLILAGKLMKDFKNRMTKDIIMPALKENDLGRLAQVPEKHPEIDAADWCKFVESRLTPEFLELSKVQRERSSKIQSRHRSSRSGMVNVREAVVSNTKNLMCYNVLYNLIGTHFIVITLCRKRTSKLQILPATVFGLNLAPRVENLSLITTRKLPRR